A region from the Afifella aestuarii genome encodes:
- the accD gene encoding acetyl-CoA carboxylase, carboxyltransferase subunit beta — translation MNWISNVVRPKIRGLWTKREVPDNLWVKCPETGTMVFYKDLEANQFVFPGSGYHQRIDARTRLRLFLDFAQWQEIEFPEPVTDPLRFRDERRYSDRLKAAKAKTGLKDAILVAEGKVEGVSLIVAVQDFEFMGGSLGMAAAEALIAGAEAAYERGVPFVLVTASGGARMQEGILSLMQLPRTTVAVDRLKEAGLPYIVILTNPTTGGVTASYGMLGDIHIAEPGALIGFAGPRVIEQTIREKLPEGFQRSDYLLEHGMIDMVVPRQDLRPTVARLCRLLMKLPEPPPEPTIDEDTLAEEAQLAAVAEKPTEEPAAASGPQPA, via the coding sequence TTGAACTGGATTTCCAACGTCGTCCGCCCGAAGATCCGCGGTCTTTGGACCAAACGCGAAGTGCCGGACAATCTCTGGGTCAAATGCCCGGAGACCGGCACCATGGTCTTCTACAAGGATCTGGAGGCGAACCAGTTCGTCTTTCCGGGCTCCGGCTATCATCAGCGCATCGATGCGCGCACCAGGCTGCGTCTGTTTCTCGATTTTGCGCAGTGGCAGGAAATCGAGTTCCCTGAGCCGGTCACCGATCCCCTGCGCTTCCGTGACGAACGGCGCTATTCGGACCGGCTCAAGGCCGCGAAGGCGAAGACTGGCCTGAAAGACGCGATCCTCGTTGCCGAAGGCAAGGTGGAGGGCGTCTCGCTCATCGTCGCCGTGCAGGATTTCGAATTCATGGGCGGCTCGCTCGGCATGGCCGCGGCGGAGGCTCTGATTGCCGGCGCCGAGGCGGCGTATGAACGTGGCGTGCCCTTCGTGCTCGTCACCGCATCGGGCGGTGCGCGCATGCAGGAAGGTATCCTCTCGCTGATGCAATTGCCGCGCACGACGGTCGCGGTCGATCGGCTGAAGGAAGCGGGACTGCCCTACATCGTCATTCTCACCAATCCGACGACGGGCGGCGTGACCGCGTCCTACGGCATGCTGGGCGATATCCATATCGCCGAACCCGGTGCCCTTATCGGCTTTGCCGGCCCGCGCGTCATCGAACAGACCATCCGCGAAAAGCTTCCCGAGGGTTTCCAGCGCTCCGATTATCTTCTCGAGCACGGCATGATCGACATGGTCGTCCCGCGTCAGGATCTCCGCCCGACGGTGGCCCGTCTCTGCCGCCTGTTGATGAAACTGCCCGAACCTCCGCCCGAGCCGACGATCGACGAAGATACGCTTGCCGAAGAGGCGCAGTTGGCAGCGGTGGCCGAGAAGCCGACAGAAGAGCCGGCTGCCGCATCCGGGCCGCAGCCGGCCTGA
- the trxA gene encoding thioredoxin — MTTETVSDGTFEADVLKSETPVIVDFWAEWCGPCKMIAPHLEEIAGEMQGKVKIAKLNVDDNQQTAIKYGVRSIPTLIMFKGGEPVDMKVGASAKSDLQKWIAGAA; from the coding sequence ATGACCACCGAAACCGTGAGCGACGGCACATTCGAGGCCGACGTGCTCAAGTCCGAGACACCCGTCATCGTCGATTTCTGGGCGGAATGGTGTGGTCCCTGCAAAATGATCGCGCCGCATCTGGAAGAGATCGCGGGCGAAATGCAGGGCAAGGTGAAGATCGCCAAGCTCAATGTCGACGACAATCAGCAGACCGCGATCAAGTACGGTGTGCGCTCCATCCCGACGCTGATCATGTTCAAGGGCGGCGAGCCCGTCGACATGAAGGTCGGCGCGAGCGCCAAGAGCGATCTGCAGAAGTGGATTGCCGGCGCCGCCTGA
- the trpB gene encoding tryptophan synthase subunit beta has translation MAEPAMKPNSYRTGPDDRGHFGIFGGRFVAETLMPNILELEEAYESAKADPEFKAELAHLAKHYSGRPSPLYYAERLTEHLREQAGVGRGAKVYFKREELNHTGSHKINNCLGQILLARRMGKTRIIAETGAGQHGVASATVAARFGLPCTIYMGKTDTERQKPNVFRMRLLGAEVKPVTAGAGTLKDAMNEALRDWVTNVEDTYYIIGTAAGPHPYPELVRDFQAVIGNETKDQLQDLEGRLPDALVACLGGGSNAIGLFHPFLDDPAVQIYGVEAGGHGLDVENGHAASLNGGWPGVLHGNRTYLLQNEDGQILEGHSISAGLDYPGIGPEHAWLKETGRVTYVSATDREALDAFQLCTRLEGIIPALEPAHALAHVLKLAPQMDRDQIIVMNMSGRGDKDIFAVAEHLDMEI, from the coding sequence ATGGCTGAGCCAGCAATGAAGCCCAATTCCTACCGCACCGGCCCGGACGATCGCGGTCATTTCGGCATTTTCGGCGGCCGGTTCGTCGCCGAAACCTTGATGCCGAATATCCTCGAGCTCGAAGAGGCCTATGAGAGCGCCAAGGCCGATCCGGAATTCAAGGCCGAGCTTGCGCATCTCGCCAAGCATTATTCCGGCCGACCGAGCCCGCTTTATTATGCCGAGCGGCTGACCGAACATCTGCGCGAACAAGCGGGCGTCGGCCGGGGCGCCAAGGTCTATTTCAAGCGCGAGGAGCTCAACCATACGGGCTCGCACAAGATCAACAATTGCCTCGGCCAGATCCTGCTTGCCCGCCGCATGGGCAAGACGCGCATCATTGCCGAAACCGGTGCCGGCCAGCATGGCGTGGCCTCGGCAACGGTGGCGGCGCGCTTCGGGCTTCCCTGCACGATCTATATGGGCAAGACCGATACGGAACGGCAGAAGCCGAACGTCTTCCGCATGCGCCTTCTCGGCGCCGAGGTGAAACCCGTCACCGCCGGCGCCGGCACCTTGAAGGACGCCATGAACGAGGCGCTCCGCGACTGGGTGACCAATGTCGAGGACACCTATTACATCATCGGCACGGCCGCGGGCCCGCACCCCTATCCCGAGCTCGTGCGGGATTTTCAGGCGGTGATCGGCAATGAGACGAAGGACCAGCTTCAGGACCTGGAAGGCCGGCTTCCCGATGCGCTCGTCGCCTGTCTCGGTGGCGGCTCGAACGCGATCGGGCTTTTCCACCCCTTCCTCGACGACCCGGCCGTTCAGATCTACGGCGTCGAAGCCGGCGGCCACGGGCTCGATGTGGAGAACGGGCATGCTGCCTCTCTGAACGGCGGCTGGCCCGGCGTTCTGCACGGCAATCGCACCTATCTTCTGCAGAACGAGGACGGCCAGATCCTCGAAGGCCACTCGATCTCCGCCGGCCTCGATTATCCGGGCATCGGGCCGGAGCATGCCTGGCTCAAGGAGACGGGGCGCGTCACCTATGTCTCGGCGACCGACCGCGAGGCCCTCGACGCCTTCCAGCTGTGCACCCGCCTTGAAGGCATCATTCCGGCGCTCGAACCGGCCCATGCCTTGGCGCATGTGCTGAAGCTTGCACCGCAGATGGACCGTGACCAGATCATCGTCATGAATATGAGCGGGCGCGGCGACAAGGACATCTTCGCTGTGGCCGAGCATCTCGATATGGAGATCTGA
- a CDS encoding bifunctional folylpolyglutamate synthase/dihydrofolate synthase produces MASLEERLEALLALHPKRIDLSLERIARLLERLGNPQERLPPVIHVAGTNGKGSVVAFLRAMLEASGKTAHVYTSPHLVRFNERIRLGAAGGGQLVDDTTLMDAIEAVREANAGEPITFFEITTAIAFKLFAERPADFALIEVGLGGRFDATNVIARPLASVVTSISLDHAEFLGTEIAEIAMEKAGILKAGAPAVIGRQDEHVMALLGLEAEAAHAVPFRHNQEWAAHGENARLVYQDEDGLLDLPLPRLLGQHQIDNAGTAVAALRAIGVDISAEAIGQGLREAQWPARLQRLSEGPLVASSPPGSEVWLDGGHNPSAGSVISAEMASLFDRAPKPLFLITGMLTTKDPHGFFSAFDSLTQYVFTVPIEGHAGFDPRELAARANEVGLPARSAPDVRTALQAIGDMATEPPRILICGSLYLAGQVLKENGPLPV; encoded by the coding sequence ATGGCCTCACTCGAAGAGAGACTTGAAGCGCTTCTGGCGCTGCATCCGAAGCGTATCGATCTCTCGCTTGAACGCATCGCCCGGCTGCTTGAGCGCCTCGGCAACCCGCAGGAGCGCTTGCCCCCGGTCATCCATGTTGCCGGCACCAACGGCAAAGGCTCCGTGGTCGCGTTTTTGCGCGCCATGCTGGAGGCGTCCGGCAAGACGGCGCATGTCTACACCTCGCCGCATCTCGTGCGCTTCAACGAGCGCATCAGGTTGGGCGCGGCGGGGGGCGGCCAGCTGGTCGATGATACAACGCTCATGGATGCGATCGAGGCCGTGCGCGAGGCGAATGCGGGCGAGCCGATCACCTTCTTCGAGATCACCACGGCCATCGCCTTCAAGCTCTTTGCCGAACGGCCTGCCGATTTCGCCCTGATCGAGGTCGGGCTCGGCGGCCGCTTTGACGCGACCAACGTGATCGCCAGGCCGCTCGCCTCCGTCGTCACGTCGATCAGCCTCGACCATGCGGAGTTCTTGGGCACCGAAATTGCCGAGATCGCCATGGAGAAGGCGGGAATTCTGAAGGCTGGCGCGCCCGCTGTCATCGGCCGCCAGGACGAGCATGTGATGGCGCTTCTGGGGCTGGAGGCGGAAGCGGCGCATGCCGTTCCATTTCGGCACAATCAGGAATGGGCCGCGCACGGCGAAAACGCCCGCCTCGTCTATCAGGACGAAGACGGATTGCTCGACCTGCCTTTGCCGCGGCTTCTCGGTCAGCATCAGATCGACAACGCGGGGACGGCGGTCGCAGCGCTCCGTGCCATCGGTGTCGACATCAGCGCCGAGGCGATCGGCCAGGGCCTACGCGAGGCGCAATGGCCGGCGCGGCTTCAGCGCCTTTCCGAAGGCCCACTGGTCGCCTCCTCTCCTCCCGGGAGCGAGGTCTGGCTCGACGGCGGGCACAATCCGTCCGCCGGCTCGGTTATTTCAGCTGAAATGGCCTCGCTCTTCGACCGTGCGCCGAAGCCGCTCTTCCTCATCACCGGCATGCTGACGACGAAGGACCCGCACGGCTTCTTCTCCGCCTTCGACAGTCTCACCCAATATGTCTTCACGGTCCCCATCGAGGGACATGCGGGCTTCGATCCACGCGAGCTTGCCGCGCGTGCCAACGAGGTCGGGCTGCCGGCGCGCTCTGCGCCTGACGTGCGGACCGCTTTGCAGGCGATCGGCGACATGGCGACGGAACCGCCGCGCATTCTCATCTGCGGTTCGCTTTATCTCGCCGGTCAGGTGCTCAAAGAAAACGGCCCTCTGCCGGTTTAG
- a CDS encoding alpha/beta hydrolase: MTETDLQSLAVGEGEEKRRIAVLRRNGRSSGARAPGVFWLGGFRSDMRGSKAEALDAWAAQHGHAATRFDYSGHGESGGAFSDGTISRWLEEALAVFEAFTEGPQIVVGSSMGGWIALLLANALAERGETDRLHGMVLIAPAVDMTKALMSDHFGEAERAQMAEKGFIEQPSDYADEPYILTRELIEDGEKHLFAAEPIEIGCPVHILQGMRDTDVPWRHAEALLDRLCYDDAILTLVRDGDHRLSRPQDLTRLVAAVEAMAAEQASDKG, encoded by the coding sequence ATGACGGAGACCGACTTGCAAAGCCTCGCCGTGGGGGAGGGCGAAGAAAAGCGCCGGATCGCCGTTTTGCGGCGCAATGGCCGCAGTTCGGGCGCTCGCGCGCCCGGCGTCTTCTGGCTCGGCGGTTTCAGGTCCGACATGCGCGGCTCCAAGGCCGAGGCGCTCGACGCCTGGGCGGCGCAGCACGGCCATGCGGCCACCCGTTTCGATTATTCCGGGCACGGCGAATCGGGAGGCGCCTTTAGCGACGGCACCATCTCGCGCTGGCTCGAAGAGGCGCTCGCCGTTTTCGAGGCCTTCACCGAAGGCCCGCAGATCGTCGTAGGCTCCTCCATGGGCGGTTGGATCGCCCTTCTTCTGGCGAATGCGCTGGCCGAACGCGGCGAAACGGACCGGCTTCACGGCATGGTGCTGATCGCCCCCGCTGTGGACATGACAAAGGCCTTGATGAGTGATCATTTCGGCGAGGCGGAGCGCGCGCAGATGGCCGAGAAGGGCTTCATCGAACAGCCTTCAGATTATGCCGACGAACCCTATATCTTGACTCGAGAGCTGATCGAGGATGGCGAAAAGCATCTGTTCGCCGCCGAGCCGATCGAGATCGGATGTCCGGTGCACATCCTGCAGGGGATGCGCGATACGGATGTCCCCTGGCGTCATGCCGAGGCGCTTCTCGACCGCCTCTGCTATGACGATGCGATCCTGACGCTGGTGCGTGATGGCGACCACCGTCTGTCGCGGCCGCAGGATCTCACGCGGCTCGTTGCCGCGGTGGAGGCGATGGCCGCCGAACAGGCCTCCGACAAAGGGTGA
- the trpA gene encoding tryptophan synthase subunit alpha yields the protein MSAEMSSGGRIVRRFAAVAQELRPALVTFVTAGDPDLETSARILAALPKAGADIIELGMPFSDPMADGPAIQAAGLRALHAGQTLKKTLALVRDFRATDADTPIVLMGYFNPVYQYGPEKFVADACAAGVDGLIVVDLPPEEDDELCIPALKGGLNFIRLATPTTDDRRLPAVLQNTSGFVYYVSINGITGSSAPKTSDVAAAVERIKAHTDLPVAVGFGVRTREQAAAIGRTADGVVVGSAIVQAVAGSLDEEGHATDGTVAAVEALVQELAEGVRFARQMAAE from the coding sequence ATGTCAGCTGAGATGTCTTCCGGCGGCCGGATCGTGCGCCGCTTTGCGGCCGTCGCTCAGGAATTGCGGCCGGCCCTCGTCACCTTCGTGACCGCCGGCGATCCCGACCTTGAAACGAGCGCGCGCATTCTCGCCGCTTTGCCCAAGGCCGGTGCCGACATCATCGAACTCGGCATGCCCTTTTCCGATCCAATGGCCGATGGGCCTGCGATCCAGGCGGCGGGCCTTCGCGCGCTCCATGCCGGCCAGACCCTGAAGAAGACGCTCGCGCTCGTGCGCGATTTCCGCGCAACCGACGCCGATACGCCGATCGTATTGATGGGTTATTTCAACCCGGTCTACCAATACGGGCCGGAGAAGTTCGTCGCTGATGCCTGCGCAGCCGGCGTCGACGGGCTCATTGTCGTCGATCTTCCGCCGGAAGAGGATGACGAATTGTGCATCCCGGCCCTGAAGGGCGGGCTCAATTTTATCCGCCTTGCCACGCCCACGACGGATGACAGACGCCTGCCGGCAGTTTTGCAAAACACCTCCGGCTTCGTCTATTACGTCTCGATCAACGGCATCACCGGTTCCTCCGCCCCCAAGACGAGCGACGTGGCGGCGGCGGTGGAGCGCATCAAGGCGCATACCGATCTGCCGGTCGCCGTTGGTTTCGGCGTCAGAACGCGCGAACAGGCAGCCGCCATCGGCCGCACAGCCGATGGGGTCGTCGTCGGCTCCGCGATCGTGCAGGCGGTCGCCGGAAGTCTGGATGAAGAAGGCCACGCGACCGACGGCACTGTTGCCGCCGTCGAGGCGCTGGTGCAGGAGCTGGCCGAAGGCGTGCGTTTCGCGCGCCAGATGGCCGCCGAATAG
- a CDS encoding phosphoribosylanthranilate isomerase: protein MKTEVKICGLTKPEDIDAALAAGADWIGFVFFAKSPRSLSIARAAELAAPARGRVGIVALTVDAQDDLIEEIARDLRPDFIQLHGSETPERATEIRSRFGLRALKALGIGERADLDRASLYAGHVERLLLDARPPKGATRPGGNGASFDWRLLEDFAPGMPWFLSGGLNGDNIGAALAATRASAVDVSSGVERAPGVKDPAEIARFVAAVRAHDARRGDAKDARPAAKAAPVAAA, encoded by the coding sequence ATGAAGACAGAGGTCAAAATCTGCGGTTTGACGAAGCCTGAAGACATCGACGCGGCGCTTGCTGCCGGCGCCGATTGGATCGGCTTCGTCTTCTTCGCGAAGAGCCCGCGATCGCTGTCGATTGCACGCGCGGCGGAGCTCGCGGCGCCTGCCCGAGGCCGAGTGGGCATCGTCGCGCTGACCGTTGATGCGCAAGACGATCTCATTGAGGAGATCGCGCGCGATCTCAGGCCCGATTTCATCCAGCTGCATGGTTCGGAAACGCCGGAGCGTGCGACGGAAATCCGCTCACGTTTCGGTTTGCGCGCGCTCAAGGCGCTCGGTATCGGCGAGCGCGCGGATCTCGACAGGGCGTCCCTTTACGCCGGCCATGTCGAGCGTCTGCTCCTTGATGCGCGCCCGCCGAAAGGGGCGACGAGGCCGGGCGGCAACGGCGCCTCTTTCGATTGGCGGCTCCTGGAAGATTTTGCGCCCGGAATGCCGTGGTTTTTGTCGGGCGGCCTCAATGGCGACAACATTGGCGCCGCTTTGGCGGCGACGAGGGCTTCGGCCGTCGATGTGTCCTCCGGTGTCGAGCGGGCACCGGGCGTGAAGGATCCGGCCGAAATCGCTCGTTTCGTCGCGGCCGTGCGCGCCCATGATGCGCGCCGCGGAGACGCGAAAGATGCAAGGCCCGCGGCGAAAGCCGCCCCGGTCGCCGCGGCCTGA
- the addA gene encoding double-strand break repair helicase AddA, with translation MKRPASPTERQQWQASDPAASAWVAANAGSGKTHVLTQRVVRLLLAGADPAAIVCLTYTKAAAAEMSGRVFKMLGEWATLPDAELTEAIARSQGETPRPETLTRARRLFAQALETPGGLNIQTIHAFCERILHQFPFEANVPGHFEVLDETAAEGLLLEARQAVLRAAKSDGSRLGTAFTRLATLRSDQDIEAALAALVAERDRLERWIAWAATNTHTPSEDIDDAIADLRRRLGLEADESEEALCAEICRASGWASGDCRSLCDALSAEAANRTDEGARSALGAILAHEGGALEADFRAAFFLTAKPEGWSPRSESRRFSAAFRRNRDGLDDLFAGEAARLQPLRERLSLARTAEATEALLLIGGAILQRYRVLKQRRGFLDFSDLILRTRNLLQRPDVAAWVQYKLDAGISHLLVDEAQDTSPDAWAIVEQLAEEFFVGESAERRPRTLFAVGDDKQSIYGFQGAEPRLLAELGRKFKTRAEATAQEFRALSLGVSFRSTQAVLDAVDTVFDGPLSERVTRLGYQRHQAYRQNVPGRVEIWPRIVRPKGEMPEDWWQPFDAPAESERKLAEEIADEIARLLHPEARLPSGKVISAGEIMILTRKRGSFARAMVRALKARNLPTAGADRIALADHIIVQDLLALADVVLLPEDDLQLAALLKSPLFGFDDDDLMALAIGRGRESLFSRLRASEDPRHSQAAERLRHWMAMADQMPPFAFYTRLVEAEGARKAFRARMGSEADDVLDLVLSATLSLERVSPPGLQALATALREGGGDIKRELSETTDAVRVMTVHGAKGLEADIVFLADTGGQIAAPQHRDALAFIGDDDDPAFIWRQSKEDATPQQREVEAKEAEAARDEYFRLLYVAMTRARDVLYVTGIRGDRTPKDGWYAAIRNALASENDENAEDGSDNELAERLHFFGLEPGDGPPPAPEERVETPSVTPRVLPEWAERPAAPAPRPPQPLRPSSALAEEDPPDSAPAPVIAGRSAAMRAAAGRGRAIHRLLQFMPDWPADERQRRGELLLARDWPEAAPADVAAALSEAAGVLAHPDLAGFFAEGSRGEVSLVGEIATSRGTFAVGGRVDRLAVTESAVLLADYKTSLSPPASLAAVDEGMVRQLALYARLLGPLYPGRKVQAALVFTAGPRIFPVSAERLAEALAPLDIAHGSPSSGTPLA, from the coding sequence ATGAAACGCCCGGCAAGCCCCACCGAACGCCAGCAATGGCAAGCCTCAGATCCCGCCGCCTCTGCCTGGGTGGCGGCCAATGCCGGTTCCGGCAAGACGCATGTCCTGACCCAGCGCGTCGTGCGGCTGCTGCTTGCCGGGGCCGATCCCGCTGCCATCGTCTGCCTCACCTACACCAAGGCCGCAGCGGCGGAGATGTCGGGCCGCGTCTTCAAGATGCTCGGCGAATGGGCGACGCTCCCGGACGCAGAGCTGACGGAGGCGATCGCCAGAAGTCAGGGCGAGACGCCGCGACCCGAAACCCTGACGCGGGCACGCCGTCTCTTTGCGCAGGCGCTGGAGACACCGGGCGGCCTCAACATCCAGACGATCCACGCCTTTTGCGAGCGGATCCTGCACCAATTCCCCTTCGAGGCGAACGTGCCGGGGCATTTCGAGGTGCTGGACGAAACGGCCGCCGAGGGGCTGCTCCTTGAAGCCCGGCAGGCCGTCCTGCGCGCCGCCAAATCGGACGGTTCTCGTCTCGGCACCGCCTTCACCCGGCTTGCGACACTGCGATCCGATCAGGACATCGAGGCGGCCCTTGCGGCGCTCGTGGCCGAACGCGACCGGCTGGAGCGATGGATCGCGTGGGCGGCGACAAACACCCACACCCCCTCCGAGGACATCGACGATGCGATTGCCGACCTCCGGCGCCGGCTGGGGCTTGAAGCGGACGAGAGCGAAGAAGCTCTGTGCGCAGAGATCTGCCGCGCTTCGGGGTGGGCATCGGGAGATTGTCGAAGCCTGTGCGACGCCCTTTCGGCAGAGGCGGCGAACCGCACCGACGAGGGGGCACGGAGCGCACTGGGAGCGATCCTCGCCCATGAGGGCGGAGCGCTTGAAGCTGATTTTCGCGCCGCCTTCTTCCTGACGGCAAAGCCGGAGGGCTGGTCCCCCCGCAGCGAGAGCCGGCGTTTCTCCGCCGCCTTCCGCCGCAACCGGGACGGCCTCGATGATCTCTTTGCCGGCGAGGCGGCCCGCCTTCAGCCCTTGCGCGAACGTCTGTCGCTGGCGCGCACGGCGGAAGCGACGGAAGCGCTTCTCCTCATCGGAGGCGCCATCCTGCAGCGCTACCGCGTCCTGAAGCAGCGGCGCGGCTTCCTCGATTTCTCCGACCTCATCCTGCGCACGCGCAATCTCCTGCAGCGGCCGGACGTGGCGGCCTGGGTGCAATACAAGCTCGATGCCGGCATCAGCCATCTTCTCGTCGACGAGGCGCAGGACACCTCTCCCGACGCCTGGGCGATCGTCGAGCAGCTGGCGGAAGAATTTTTCGTCGGCGAGAGCGCCGAACGCCGGCCACGGACCCTTTTTGCCGTCGGCGACGACAAGCAGTCGATCTACGGTTTCCAGGGCGCCGAGCCGCGGCTTCTCGCCGAACTCGGCCGCAAGTTCAAAACCCGCGCCGAGGCCACCGCGCAGGAGTTTCGCGCCCTCTCGCTCGGCGTCTCCTTCCGCTCCACGCAGGCCGTGCTCGACGCGGTCGACACGGTCTTCGACGGGCCGCTCTCCGAACGGGTGACGCGTCTCGGCTATCAGCGGCACCAAGCCTATCGGCAGAATGTGCCCGGACGCGTCGAAATCTGGCCGCGCATCGTCCGCCCCAAGGGCGAAATGCCGGAGGATTGGTGGCAGCCCTTCGACGCGCCGGCGGAATCTGAACGAAAACTCGCAGAAGAGATTGCCGACGAGATCGCGCGCCTGCTTCACCCTGAGGCACGGCTTCCCTCCGGCAAGGTGATCTCCGCCGGCGAGATCATGATCCTGACGCGCAAGCGCGGCAGTTTCGCCCGCGCCATGGTCAGGGCGCTCAAAGCCCGCAACCTGCCGACGGCCGGCGCCGACCGGATCGCGCTTGCCGACCACATCATCGTGCAGGACCTTCTGGCGCTCGCCGATGTCGTTCTCCTGCCGGAAGACGATCTGCAGCTTGCGGCCCTTCTGAAATCGCCGCTCTTCGGTTTCGACGACGACGATCTGATGGCGCTTGCGATCGGGCGCGGCAGAGAGAGCCTGTTCTCGCGGCTTCGTGCAAGCGAGGACCCCCGTCACAGCCAGGCGGCGGAACGCCTGCGGCATTGGATGGCGATGGCCGACCAGATGCCGCCCTTCGCCTTCTATACGCGCCTCGTCGAGGCCGAGGGGGCGCGCAAGGCCTTCCGGGCGCGGATGGGCAGCGAGGCGGACGACGTGCTCGACCTTGTCCTCTCGGCCACGCTCAGCCTGGAGCGCGTCTCCCCGCCCGGCCTGCAGGCTCTGGCCACCGCACTTCGTGAAGGCGGCGGCGACATCAAGCGCGAGCTTTCGGAGACAACCGATGCCGTCCGCGTGATGACCGTGCATGGGGCGAAAGGGCTCGAGGCCGACATCGTCTTCCTCGCCGATACCGGCGGCCAGATTGCGGCACCCCAGCACCGTGACGCACTCGCCTTCATCGGCGACGACGACGATCCCGCCTTCATCTGGCGCCAAAGCAAAGAAGACGCGACGCCACAGCAGCGCGAGGTGGAGGCGAAGGAGGCGGAGGCCGCACGCGACGAATATTTCCGCCTTCTCTATGTGGCGATGACGCGGGCGCGCGACGTTCTCTACGTCACAGGTATCAGGGGCGATCGCACACCCAAGGATGGCTGGTACGCGGCGATCCGGAATGCGCTCGCGTCAGAGAACGATGAAAACGCGGAAGACGGTTCCGACAACGAGCTCGCCGAGCGCCTGCACTTCTTTGGGCTGGAACCGGGCGACGGCCCGCCGCCCGCACCCGAAGAGAGGGTGGAGACACCTTCGGTTACTCCTCGCGTCCTACCGGAATGGGCAGAGCGCCCGGCCGCGCCGGCACCGCGTCCGCCGCAGCCGCTTCGCCCCTCCAGTGCCCTCGCCGAGGAAGATCCGCCCGACAGCGCGCCAGCGCCAGTCATTGCGGGGCGGAGCGCGGCGATGCGCGCCGCAGCCGGCCGCGGGCGGGCGATCCACCGGCTTTTGCAGTTCATGCCCGACTGGCCTGCCGATGAAAGGCAGCGGCGTGGGGAGCTGCTTCTCGCGCGGGACTGGCCGGAGGCCGCGCCCGCAGATGTTGCGGCCGCGCTGTCGGAGGCTGCAGGCGTCCTCGCGCATCCCGACCTTGCCGGGTTCTTCGCAGAGGGGAGCCGCGGGGAGGTGTCGCTCGTGGGCGAGATCGCGACCTCACGCGGGACGTTCGCCGTCGGCGGGCGCGTCGACCGCCTGGCGGTGACGGAGAGCGCCGTCCTTCTCGCCGATTACAAGACGAGCCTGTCGCCTCCCGCCTCGCTTGCTGCGGTCGACGAAGGAATGGTCCGCCAGCTTGCTCTTTACGCGCGTCTTCTCGGGCCCCTTTACCCCGGGCGAAAGGTCCAGGCCGCGCTCGTTTTCACCGCCGGTCCGCGCATTTTTCCGGTGTCCGCCGAGCGCCTCGCCGAAGCGCTCGCACCTCTCGACATCGCGCATGGCAGTCCATCTTCCGGCACGCCGCTCGCTTGA